A region of the Stieleria neptunia genome:
GCTTTCCGGTTCCGGATCAAACAGCTGTGCCGCATCGGGATGCAGGGCCAAGATCAAACGCGCTTCCAGTTCCGCGCCCGATCCGATCCGGTCGTTGGGATCGAACGCCAACGTTTGGCGAAGGATTTTTTCCAACAATCTCGCCAGCGCATCTTCGCTTTGCGCCGACGGGGCGCTGAGCGACGAACGGGCGTCAAGCTGTTGCTCGACCGCGTCGGTCCAGGACTTCGGTCGCCCTTCGGATTCGAACGGCCGTCTGCCTTGCCACAGTTCCCACAACAAGATCGCCAACGAATACAAGTCGGCTTTCGGCCCCACCTCTTCGACCGCGGAGAACGTGGTCGCGGAGATCGCGCGGAGGTGCTCGGGCGCCATGTAGCCGATCGAACCGCCGAAACTGCTGGCCGCTCCGGCGCGACCGGCGCTGCCGGAAAAGCTGACGTTGAAATCGGCCAGTTTGGGAACGCCCTCGGCCGACAACAACACGTTGGCCGGTTTGACGTCACGGTGCATCACGCCGCGTCGATGGGCGCTTTCGAGCGCGCGAGACAATTGAATTCCGACCCAGGCCACCGCCATCGGCCAAGACATCGTCCGCAACGCTTCACGCAGCGCCGACCGTTCCGGGACCGCCTGAGCCGTCTTCAACAACGATCGGTCGACGGCGTGCAAGATCATCTCGCCGGATCGATCCCAGGGCCGCGTGTGACGCACCCGCTCAACCACGTCGGCCAATGTTCCGCCGGGATGAAACTGCATGTACAACAGGTGCGACGGCGGATCGTCGAGCATGCGTTGATCGTAGACACGCACGATGTTCAGATGATCAAACTGCGCCAAGGCTTGGGGTTCGTCGCCGGTGCCCTTGGAGACCTTCAACGCGACCAGACGGCTCATCGACAACTGACGGGCCAGGTACACGTTGGCGAACGCGCCGCTGCCGAGCGTCTGGATGATCACAAAGTCATCGATTTGTTGCCCGATTTGAAACTCCGGCGGTCGCTTGCGATAGTTGACCGCGGCGGTCGCTTCGGGTTTGGCGCTCAACTGTCCGCCCAACAGTTCGGCGATCATCGAGTCGTGCTGTGGAAACCGTCTGGCATAGTCAGCCGGATCGAGCACTTCGCCGGCTTCCTTGCGCAACTGGATCTCTTCCATCAACAAATCCAGCGGCACATCCGCCGCGGTCATCACGTCGGAAAAGTGCGTCAGGTAATCTTCGACGCGCGGAATCACGCCCAGCTGCGATCCCGTGACCGTGGCTTCGGAGACGCTGGCCATGTCCAATTTGATCAATTCGACCAACAGGAATCGTCGGGTGGTCAGATCGACCTCCGGCAGAAACCGCATCAATTCCTGCGGCGAACTCAACGGGGCGGCTTGCAGGTAGTGCTCCAATGCCTGCTCCAACAACTCATCCATCTGGTCCAGATCGATCACCGCCTGGCCATCGGACGCCTGGCCATCGGACGCCTGGCTCGGGACATTGGTGGTCGCGTCGGGATCGACCGACGCGTCCGAATCGGCGGCCTGCCCGGATGCGTCGTCGGTAATGGGTGCCCTGTCGGTCATGGAACGGGATAGACGAGCAGGAGAGCGTTTGCCGAGTGCGAACCGCCGGTCGGATGATCTCCGTTATACTCGGTGCTGACGATTCACGCACCCGTTGCGGATCGGCCCGACGGTTGCGGAACTGCTCCGAGCCTTGCCATCTATTCCATCAAGACGATTCGAAATGCCCGATGAATCCCCTGCCGATTCGGCGTTGATCGAGCGGATCAAACAAAAAGACGCGACGGCGTTGGCGGACTACATCCGTCTGCACCAAGCCCAGCTGTCCGGTTTCGTGCGATCGATCACCGGCGAACACCTGCTGGCTGTGGTCGAAGTCGATGACTTGGTCCAAGAGGTCTCGGCGGCGGCCCTTGCCGGCCTGGAGACCGCGCCGCTGGAGGAGTATTCGCCGATGGACTGGTTGCAACAACTCGCCCGTCGACGCGTTGTCGATGCCCATCGCTTTCATTTTGATGCCAAGCGACGCGATGTGAATCGACAACAATCCCTGCACGCCGCCGGCAGCGGCAGCGCCTCGGGTGATTCCGCCCCCGGGCTGGAACAACTGCTGGCCGCCAGCATGACCAGTCCCAGTGCGGCGTTCAGCCGTGACGTGCGGATGATGCGGATGCAAGCGGCCGTCGAGTCACTCGGTGAAGAACAACGTCAAGCGATTCGGATGCGTTATGCCGAAGGATTGCCGACCAAGAAGATCGCCGAAAAACTCGGCAAGTCCGACGTGTCGGTCAGAGTCCTGCTCTCGCGCAGCATGCGGCAGCTGGAAAAGATCCTCGACGACGTCCGCCCGACCCGGGAATAGCAGGGCGGAGAGAGGGTTGGCAGACTGATTCGGGGCATAGCGGGCAGGAGGCGGGAGCCTCCAAGACAGTGCGTTCCCAGGCAGGAGCCTGGGAACGAGGCGCCATCATTCTGCCACCCCAGCGTTCTGCCACCCCAGCGTTCTGCCACCCCAGCGTTCTGCCCCCCCATCATTCTGCCACCCCATCATTCTGCCACCCCATCGTTTTGCCCCCATCGTTTTGCCCCATCATTCCCCCGATTTCACACGGCCTTGCTTTTCCCACATCGCTTGCCGCTCGGCGAAGCGTCGCTTGCGTTCTTCAGAGATCTCGTTGACGCAATTGGGGCAGTGCACACCGGCTTTGAAATCCGGATGCTGCTGGTCCTCTTTCGACACCGGCCATCCACAGGCGAAACACATCACGTGCTCGCCTTCGGCCAGTCCATGGCCGACGGAAACGCGTTGGTCGAACACGAAGCAGTCGCCGTTCCATTTGGATTCCGACGGCGGGACGGTTTCCAAATACTTCAGGATGCCGCCGCGGAGGTGATAGACCTCTTGGAAACCTTTTTGCTTCAGCAGGGCCGTCGACTTTTCACAGCGGATTCCGCCGGTGCAAAACATCGCGACCTTTTTCTGCTTGGACGGATCGAGTTGTTTGTCCACGAACTCGGGGAACTCGCGAAACGATTCCGTGTGCGGGTTCTGGGCACCTTCAAAGCTGCCGATGGCGATCTCGTATTCGTTGCGGGTATCGATCAGGACGACCTCGGGGTCGGCAATCAAATCATTCCAGTCCTGCGGATCGACGTAGGTTCCGACCGATTCTTGGGGATCGATCCCCTCCACGCCCATCGTCACGATTTCACGTTTCAA
Encoded here:
- the trhO gene encoding oxygen-dependent tRNA uridine(34) hydroxylase TrhO, with the translated sequence MSNEPLERTADDLPIVVAALYRFVALPNHQDLRPSIEAVLVENNVKGSLLLATEGINGTIAGTRDGIDAVLDHLRSIPEFADLDVKESRCAEQPFRRSRVRLKREIVTMGVEGIDPQESVGTYVDPQDWNDLIADPEVVLIDTRNEYEIAIGSFEGAQNPHTESFREFPEFVDKQLDPSKQKKVAMFCTGGIRCEKSTALLKQKGFQEVYHLRGGILKYLETVPPSESKWNGDCFVFDQRVSVGHGLAEGEHVMCFACGWPVSKEDQQHPDFKAGVHCPNCVNEISEERKRRFAERQAMWEKQGRVKSGE
- a CDS encoding serine/threonine-protein kinase, whose translation is MTDRAPITDDASGQAADSDASVDPDATTNVPSQASDGQASDGQAVIDLDQMDELLEQALEHYLQAAPLSSPQELMRFLPEVDLTTRRFLLVELIKLDMASVSEATVTGSQLGVIPRVEDYLTHFSDVMTAADVPLDLLMEEIQLRKEAGEVLDPADYARRFPQHDSMIAELLGGQLSAKPEATAAVNYRKRPPEFQIGQQIDDFVIIQTLGSGAFANVYLARQLSMSRLVALKVSKGTGDEPQALAQFDHLNIVRVYDQRMLDDPPSHLLYMQFHPGGTLADVVERVRHTRPWDRSGEMILHAVDRSLLKTAQAVPERSALREALRTMSWPMAVAWVGIQLSRALESAHRRGVMHRDVKPANVLLSAEGVPKLADFNVSFSGSAGRAGAASSFGGSIGYMAPEHLRAISATTFSAVEEVGPKADLYSLAILLWELWQGRRPFESEGRPKSWTDAVEQQLDARSSLSAPSAQSEDALARLLEKILRQTLAFDPNDRIGSGAELEARLILALHPDAAQLFDPEPESWQGWLSRQSPWWVAATTILVPNAIAGVYGFFYNNKDTLDTLFEEVEGLETTFLTLVLCINSVAYPLAVLLAIYYTSRVVKGLESTSAGNEATEEDLSSALELAHRAAVIGGLLWCLAAVLYPSVLSFMHPEFSRREVGHFFLSHVICGGVAAIYPFFGLSIYAVSVLYPRMVRSKLKDPNFDQHVATLVRRCERYLLLACMVPLLGATLLLVSNEAAKHVMLIAIAATGLGLFAAFSAYRYILRQCSVLAPVLSSKQDSILSL
- a CDS encoding RNA polymerase sigma factor, giving the protein MPDESPADSALIERIKQKDATALADYIRLHQAQLSGFVRSITGEHLLAVVEVDDLVQEVSAAALAGLETAPLEEYSPMDWLQQLARRRVVDAHRFHFDAKRRDVNRQQSLHAAGSGSASGDSAPGLEQLLAASMTSPSAAFSRDVRMMRMQAAVESLGEEQRQAIRMRYAEGLPTKKIAEKLGKSDVSVRVLLSRSMRQLEKILDDVRPTRE